The following coding sequences are from one Arachis hypogaea cultivar Tifrunner chromosome 7, arahy.Tifrunner.gnm2.J5K5, whole genome shotgun sequence window:
- the LOC112703836 gene encoding protein FAR1-RELATED SEQUENCE 5-like, producing MSINEDDVKIDSDNDLGDDFDYQPNAEDDAEDDDVDSLDSTSKSEEVCGVKRIADLMVEDIWHLEFRTEDEACQFYNAYSCWHGFVMRKDDVVRDNQGRIISRQLVCNKEGWRNMRYLHLDDRSREARSLTRTKCPARLRVKLDYSCGRWKVSCFVESHNHDLTPPQFAHLVPANRRLTVTDRVQVENLHNFGVRTCHIMGYIAFQKGGYRHAGFTRKDLYNHIDRYRRAKVKNGDANAAINYLIGKSNNDPLFFGKYTFTSDERLEHIFWANGQSIIDYHYFRDIVAFDSTYKKNKYNKPLVIFSGCNHHGQTVIFGSGLLSDETTETYKWLLETFVEAMGGKSPKAVITDGDLAMRDAIKNVLPEATHRLCRWHLQRNACENIKNPNFLRDFKGLIYDNNDQRDFDRRWAAILDKHNLVGSTWMEKTYETREMWSHCFIRDKFFGYIRTTSQCEGINSLIRFYVNRKNTLIDFMHNLDRALKEYRNNDLIADYKSQCSEPLMITSLEVYERSASCYFTRNIFKEIHNEIQRAGALNITILSTTLDKVEFSVTALGDPAKDRRVEVDRGKKLFSCSCKLFESRGIPCSHIFCAMKFENILEFPDSLIYKRWTKNAKNEFISTEMHVNDDIESILKFRVGALASNCNKLCDIACKDLADFDEVQSELVNLVIRLQSRKQGKSTPNVNMEGINDPFVVKSKGAPSKKSSWRKKRACSNCHKYGHYYKRCPDLMQHSVEGNHRDRSYDNASAKDSSFSPERVANSSRSFSIKSEHYSGPNTKPFKKGGTRKFTATGMRNRKGKDNTFVEFLIGDYDVISRSMFEIRYHRHCLVATNKDLLYSRCSKLRLTFG from the exons ATGTCCATAAACGAGGATGATGTGAAGATTGATTCTGATAATGATTTAGGTGATGATTTCGATTATCAACCGAATGCAGAAGACGATGCTGAAGACGACGATGTGGATTCGCTGGATTCTACTAGCAAGAGTGAAGAAGTTTGTGGTGTAAAAAGAATAGCAGATTTAATGGTGGAGGATATTTGGCACCTGGAGTTTAGGACAGAGGATGAGGCCTGCCAGTTTTATAACGCTTATTCTTGTTGGCATGGATTTGTAATGAGGAAGGACGACGTGGTTAGGGATAATCAAGGTAGAATCATTAGCAGGCAACTTGTTTGCAACAAAGAGGGCTGGAGGAATATGAGGTATCTCCATCTGGATGATAGATCAAGAGAGGCAAGGTCACTAACGCGAACCAAGTGTCCAGCTCGGCTTAGGGTAAAGCTTGACTACAGCTGCGGTAGATGGAAGGTATCATGTTTTGTCGAATCTCACAACCACGATCTGACGCCACCCCAATTTGCGCATCTGGTTCCGGCCAATCGTCGTCTCACTGTGACTGATAGAGTCCAAGTggaaaatcttcataattttggtGTCAGGACCTGCCATATTATGGGGTATATTGCGTTCCAGAAGGGTGGATATCGTCATGCTGGCTTCACACGGAAAGATTTGTACAACCACATCGATCGCTATCGTCGGGCAAAAGTTAAAAACGGGGATGCCAATGCGGCAATAAACTATTTGATTGGCAAGTCAAACAACGATCCACTGTTCTTTGGAAAGTATACGTTCACTAGTGACGAAAGGCTGGAGCATATTTTTTGGGCAAATGGGCAGTCAATTATCGACTATCACTACTTTAGAGATATTGTTGCCTTTGATTCAACCTACAAGAAGAATAAATACAACAAGCCTTTGGTCATTTTCTCAGGATGCAATCATCACGGACAGACTGTTATCTTCGGCTCCGGCCTACTATCCGACGAAACCACAGAGACGTATAAGTGGTTGTTGGAAACCTTTGTTGAAGCGATGGGTGGGAAAAGTCCAAAAGCAGTAATAACTGACGGAGACCTTGCCATGCGAGATGCAATCAAGAATGTTCTGCCTGAAGCGACCCATCGGTTATGCAGATGGCATCTGCAGAGAAATGCATGTGAAAATATAAAGAATCCTAATTTCCTGCGCGATTTTAAGGGTCTTATATACGACAACAACGACCAGAGAGACTTTGATCGGAGATGGGCAGCCATTTTGGATAAGCACAACCTTGTTGGCAGTACCTGGATGGAAAAGACGTACGAAACTCGTGAGATGTGGTCCCATTGTTTCATCCGAGATAAGTTTTTCGGTTACATAAGGACGACATCACAGTGTGAAGGTATAAATTCTCTCATCAGATTTTATGTTAATCGCAAGAACACCCTCATTGACTTCATGCATAACCTGGATAGGGCCTTAAAGGAGTATAGAAACAACGACTTAATAGCTGACTATAAGTCTCAATGCTCAGAGCCATTGATGATTACCTCGTTGGAGGTATATGAAAGATCTGCATCATGTTATTTCACGCGAAACATTTTCAAGGAAATTCATAATGAGATTCAGAGGGCAGGGGCTTTGAATATAACGATACTAAGCACAACCTTGGACAAGGTAGAGTTCAGTGTGACTGCTCTCGGAGACCCGGCCAAAGATCGACGGGTGGAAGTCGATAGAGGTAAGAAGCTGTTCTCATGCTCGTGCAAGCTGTTTGAATCACGTGGTATTCCCTGTAGTCATATCTTCTGTGCCATGAAGTTCGAAAACATACTTGAGTTTCCAGATTCGTTGATATACAAAAGGTGGACAAAGAATGCAAAGAACGAATTTATTAGCACAGAAATGCATGTGAATGATGACATCGAAAGCATCTTAAAGTTTCGAGTTGGAGCATTGGCATCGAATTGCAACAAGCTGTGTGATATTGCTTGCAAGGATCTTGCAGACTTTGATGAAGTCCAGTCTGAACTTGTCAATTTAGTTATCCGCTTGCAGTCACGCAAACAAGGCAAGTCAACTCCTAATGTTAACATGGAAGGCATCAACGATCCATTTGTTGTCAAAAGCAAAGGAGCCCCTTCCAAGAAGTCTTCTTGGAGGAAGAAGAGAGCATGCTCTAATTGCCACAAGTACGGTCATTACTACAAGCGCTGTCCAGATCTGATGCAGCATAGTGTGGAAGGTAACCATCGCGATCGATCATACGACAATGCATCAGCCAAGGACTCAAGTTTTAGTCCAGAGAGGGTTGCTAATTCTTCGAGGTCGTTCTCAATTAAGTCCGAACACTACTCAGGACCTAATACCAAG CCTTTTAAAAAGGGTGGAACAAGGAAGTTTACGGCGACGGGTATGAGGAACCGGAAGGGTAAAGACAATACTTTTGTTGag TTTCTGATTGGGGATTATGATGTTATCAGCAG ATCGATGTTCGAGATCCGTTACCATCGTCACTGCCTTGTGGCAACAAACAAGGATC TGCTGTATTCTCGTTGCAGTAAATTGCGGTTGACTTTTGGGTAA
- the LOC112703835 gene encoding uncharacterized protein: protein MDTRRKPSTMAIECLEMFHGIDRTAFRMLTQVLHRKVKQSLMVMAFLLSLETMGLNGIVQTAIKNEGWFMNSLADECVICLQCLLSQEFSGVVEKSRKLETLGHVLKIDLTLYQVHRMRSVLLTLIPDTLSTICARILGDITMDAMWLEYQRTPKELLGFNTQDQCISVAPEALSRHNNGRGMHM, encoded by the coding sequence ATGGATACTAGAAGGAAGCCCTCAACCATGGCAATCGAATGTTTGGAAATGTTCCATGGAATCGATCGAACTGCATTCAGGATGCTGACGCAAGTCCTTCACCGTAAAGTTAAACAGTCCCTGATGGTCATGGCATTTCTATTGTCACTGGAGACAATGGGACTGAATGGTATTGTGCAAACAGCCATAAAAAATGAAGGCTGGTTTATGAACAGTCTTGCAGATGAATGTGTCATCTGTTTGCAATGCCTACTATCTCAGGAGTTCTCTGGGGTTGTTGAGAAGTCCAGAAAACTCGAAACACTCGGACACGTGCTGAAAATTGATCTCACGTTATACCAGGTTCATAGGATGAGATCCGTCCTCCTAACTCTAATTCCCGATACCCTATCAACCATTTGCGCTAGAATTCTAGGCGACATAACGATGGATGCGATGTGGTTGGAGTACCAGAGGACTCCTAAAGAACTACTGGGTTTCAACACACAGGACCAGTGCATATCGGTTGCACCAGAGGCATTGAGTAGACATAACAATGGCCGAGGAATGCATATGTAA
- the LOC112701704 gene encoding NAD(P)H-dependent 6'-deoxychalcone synthase — MSSTEKPAAVSVPNVVLQSSFNMPVIGFGTGSEANDNDTIKAAAIEAIKLGYRHFDTASIYDSEQPLGEAFAEALQLGLINSRDELFITSKLWLSDNHPHLVLPALQNSLQNLGLEYLDLYLVHCPMSAKPEIRKFPYNEDELVPFDMKGVWTSMEKCHSLSLTKSIGVSNFSTKKLEHLLSFATIPPAVNQVELNPSWQQKNLREYCKTKNIVITAFSPLGAKGASWGSNDVMDSELLKQIAHAHGKTVAQVSLRWLYEQGVTFAVKSYNKERMKQNLDIFDFSLTNDDYQKINHIKQERKLKNGPAAFDLPDLFDGEN, encoded by the exons ATGTCTTCAACAGAAAAACCAGCAGCGGTCTCTGTCCCAAATGTGGTCCTACAATCATCATTCAACATGCCGGTGATCGGCTTTGGAACTGGCTCCGAAGCAAACGACAACGACACCATCAAAGCAGCGGCCATTGAGGCCATCAAGCTCGGTTACAGGCACTTTGACACCGCTTCCATCTATGATTCCGAACAGCCTCTCGGAGAAGCCTTTGCTGAAGCCCTTCAACTTGGCCTCATAAATTCCAGAGATGAACTTTTCATCACTTCCAAGTTATGGCTCTCCGATAATCATCCTCATCTTGTTCTCCCTGCTTTACAAAACTCACTCCA GAATCTTGGATTAGAATACTTGGATCTTTACTTGGTCCACTGTCCAATGAGTGCAAAGCCTGAAATAAGAAAATTTCCTTATAATGAAGATGAATTGGTGCCATTTGACATGAAGGGTGTTTGGACTTCAATGGAGAAATGCCACAGCTTGAGTCTCACAAAATCAATTGGAGTTAGCAACTTCTCTACCAAGAAACTTGAACATCTCCTCTCTTTTGCTACTATTCCTCCTGCAGTTAatcaa GTGGAGTTGAATCCATCCTGGCAGCAAAAGAATCTAAGAGAATATTGCAAAACCAAGAATATTGTGATAACTGCATTTTCTCCTTTGGGAGCCAAAGGAGCCAGTTGGGGTAGTAATGATGTTATGGACAGTGAATTGCTCAAGCAAATAGCACATGCTCATGGTAAAACTGTTGctcag GTAAGTCTTAGATGGTTGTATGAGCAAGGTGTGACTTTTGCAGTGAAGAGCTACAACAAAGAGAGAATGAAACAAAATCTAGATATATTTGATTTTTCGCTTACAAATGATGACTACCAAAAGATTAATCACATCAAACAAGAGCGAAAACTGAAGAACGGTCCTGCTGCTTTCGATCTTCCTGACCTATTTGATGGAGAAAATTAG
- the LOC112701703 gene encoding NAD(P)H-dependent 6'-deoxychalcone synthase — protein sequence MSSTEKPAAVPVPNVVLQSSFSMPVIAFGTGSEANDNDTIKAAAVEAIKLGYRHFDTASFYDSEQPLGEAFAEALQLGLLNSRDELFITSKLWLSDNHPHLVLPALQKSLQNLGLEYLDLYLVHCPMSAKPEIRKFPYNEDELVPFDMKGVWTSMEKCHSLGLTKSIGVSNFSTKKLEQLLSFATIPPAVNQVELNASWQQKNLREYCKTKNIVITAYSPLGAKGTSWGSNDVMDSELLKQIAHAHGKTVAQVSLRWLYEQGVTFAVKSYTKERMKQNFEIFDFSLTNDDYQKINQIKQTRKMNGPATFDLSDILWDGEN from the exons ATGTCTTCAACAGAAAAACCAGCAGCGGTCCCTGTCCCAAATGTGGTCCTACAATCATCATTCAGCATGCCGGTGATCGCCTTTGGAACTGGCTCCGAAGCAAACGACAACGACACCATCAAAGCGGCGGCCGTTGAGGCCATCAAGCTCGGTTACAGGCACTTCGACACCGCTTCCTTTTATGACTCCGAACAGCCTCTCGGAGAAGCCTTTGCTGAAGCCCTTCAACTTGGCCTCCTAAATTCCAGAGATGAACTTTTCATCACTTCCAAGTTATGGCTCTCCGATAATCATCCCCATCTTGTTCTCCCTGCTTTACAAAAATCGCTTCA GAATCTTGGATTAGAATACTTGGACCTTTACTTGGTCCACTGTCCAATGAGTGCAAAGCCTGAAATAAGAAAATTTCCTTATAACGAAGATGAATTGGTGCCATTTGACATGAAGGGTGTTTGGACTTCAATGGAGAAATGCCACAGCTTGGGTCTCACAAAATCAATTGGAGTTAGCAACTTCTCTACCAAGAAACTTGAACAACTCCTCTCATTTGCTACTATTCCTCCTGCCGTTAatcaa GTGGAGTTGAATGCTTCCTGGCAGCAAAAGAATCTAAGAGAATATTGCAAAACCAAGAATATTGTGATAACTGCATATTCTCCTTTGGGAGCCAAAGGAACCAGTTGGGGTAGTAATGATGTTATGGACAGTGAATTGCTCAAGCAAATTGCACATGCTCATGGAAAAACTGTTGCTCag GTAAGTCTTAGATGGTTGTACGAGCAAGGTGTGACTTTTGCAGTAAAGAGCTACACCAAGGAGAGAATGAAACAGAACTTCGAAATATTTGATTTTTCGCTTACAAATGATGACTACCAAAAGATTAATCAAATCAAACAGACGCGCAAAATGAACGGGCCTGCTACATTCGATCTTTCTGATATTCTATGGGATGGAGAAAATTAG
- the LOC112765592 gene encoding probable F-box protein At4g22165 isoform X1: MGDDIDGWANIHDYILKEIAEHFYSYDDFIQLRLVCKQWSLKLPDISSEILWLVVPEESSSTHIYEDEEIYHLMNLPIADEVPLDIQSLDEDEIHHLKLPEMQNKLIRGSFGGWLIVLDMYQCSMYMLNAFTKVRLDLPPLSTFPDIIDYNPNNYGFEYTVWNWYNDNGDNLRISRSFKNSTQVWKVIINSCPSNDNKDFLAVAIYGPRCTLAFYKPNDKRWLDLLTRKPSFHDVISFHDVIFFGEKIYAVDEDGQLYEFDTNTKSGPAGGIHEAKPPSDAAVGPYQLKYLVGCANGSLLMLARHFMPVSHWTSKFDIYELKKNAKEWSRLDSLKNYVLMIGLNSSVQMLPASLQTKGNQIYFTDNLLELKPYRAEYQDIGIFNLDRGSCHFLLCEEKFMCPPVWCYSSSFL, encoded by the coding sequence ATGGGTGACGACATTGATGGATGGGCAAACATTCATGATTACATCTTGAAGGAAATTGCAGAGCACTTCTATTCGTACGATGATTTCATCCAACTTCGTTTAGTTTGCAAGCAATGGAGCTTGAAACTTCCAGATATCTCCAGCGAGATTTTGTGGCTGGTGGTACCTGAAGAATCTTCCAGTACTCATATTTATGAAGACGAGGAGATCTACCATCTCATGAACTTACCTATTGCTGATGAAGTACCGCTTGATATTCAGTCTCTTGATGAAGACGAGATCCACCATCTCAAGCTACCAGAGATGCAGAACAAATTGATCCGTGGTTCTTTTGGTGGATGGTTGATCGTCCTGGATATGTACCAATGTTCGATGTATATGTTAAATGCATTTACAAAGGTCCGTTTAGATCTTCCTCCACTATCAACTTTTCCGGATATAATTGACTACAATCCTAACAATTATGGCTTTGAATATACTGTTTGGAATTGGTATAATGACAATGGGGATAATTTGCGGATATCGAGGAGTTTCAAAAATAGTACCCAGGTTTGGAAGGTTATTATAAATTCATGTCCTAGCAATGACAATAAAGATTTTTTGGCAGTGGCCATATATGGACCTCGTTGTACATTAGCCTTTTACAAACCAAATGATAAGAGATGGTTAGATCTTTTAACTAGAAAACCGTCGTTTCATGATGTCATATCGTTTCATGATGTCATATTTTTTGGAGAGAAGATATATGCAGTAGACGAAGATGGCCAGCTATACGAATTTGATACAAACACAAAATCAGGGCCTGCAGGTGGTATTCATGAAGCCAAACCTCCCTCTGATGCTGCGGTGGGTCCTTACCAGCTTAAATATTTGGTTGGGTGTGCTAACGGAAGTTTATTGATGTTGGCGAGACATTTTATGCCTGTAAGTCACTGGACTTCCAAATTTGATATCTATGAATTAAAGAAGAATGCAAAAGAATGGTCCAGACTAGATAGTTTGAAAAATTACGTACTGATGATTGGACTCAACTCTTCTGTTCAAATGCTGCCTGCAAGTCTTCAAACCAAAGGAAATCAAATCTACTTTACAGATAACCTATTAGAATTGAAACCGTACCGTGCCGAATATCAAGATATTGGCATCTTCAACTTGGACCGTGGAAGTTGTCATTTTCTATTATGCGAAGAAAAGTTCATGTGTCCTCCTGTCTGGTGTTATTCTAGCTCATTTCTTtag